The following are from one region of the Thermococcus cleftensis genome:
- a CDS encoding isopentenyl phosphate kinase, whose product MIIVKVGGSVFSDKKGEPENFEGETVRNIAMEIASFYPDESFIVVHGGGSFGHPEAKRYGIREGLPGNWKKAHLRRIGFTRTHQAMLRANASFIEAFLRENLPAFSVSTSSVFITENGEVAYGDLEVIERLLELKFIPVLFGDVSIDLAKGIDILSGDQIITYLAKMLEPDKVIFLMDVDGIYDGKPGEGEMIQELQKEEIDFLLERLHCTAAGTDVTGGICNKLQEAKKIAEHSEVWFVNGKVYGRLSGAIRGDGFGTRIAL is encoded by the coding sequence ATGATAATCGTCAAGGTTGGGGGAAGCGTCTTCAGCGACAAGAAGGGTGAGCCGGAGAACTTTGAGGGTGAGACCGTCAGGAACATAGCGATGGAGATCGCTTCCTTTTATCCCGACGAGAGCTTCATAGTCGTTCACGGGGGAGGGAGCTTTGGTCACCCTGAGGCGAAGAGGTACGGAATAAGGGAGGGCCTTCCCGGGAACTGGAAGAAGGCTCACCTCAGGAGGATAGGGTTTACAAGAACCCACCAGGCGATGCTTAGAGCTAACGCCAGCTTCATAGAGGCCTTCCTCAGGGAAAACCTTCCCGCCTTCTCGGTCTCGACCTCCTCAGTCTTCATCACCGAGAATGGAGAGGTTGCCTACGGTGACCTGGAGGTCATCGAGCGGCTCCTCGAGCTGAAGTTCATTCCTGTTCTCTTCGGCGACGTTTCGATCGACCTGGCGAAGGGCATCGACATACTTTCCGGCGACCAGATCATCACATACCTCGCCAAGATGCTCGAGCCAGACAAGGTTATATTCCTCATGGACGTCGATGGAATCTACGACGGAAAGCCCGGTGAGGGAGAGATGATTCAGGAGCTCCAGAAGGAGGAGATAGACTTCCTCCTAGAGAGGCTCCACTGCACCGCCGCGGGGACGGACGTCACCGGTGGCATCTGCAACAAGCTCCAGGAGGCCAAGAAGATAGCCGAGCACTCGGAGGTCTGGTTCGTGAACGGGAAGGTTTATGGAAGACTGAGCGGGGCAATAAGGGGCGACGGCTTCGGGACGAGAATAGCCTTGTAA
- a CDS encoding mevalonate kinase — protein sequence MRVLASAPAKIILFGEHSVVYGKPAIAAAIDLRTYVWAEFNDKGAIRIEAKDIRVPGLTVSFSEDEIYFESDYGKAAEVLSYVRQAIELVREEADANGRGITVSITSQIPVGAGLGSSAAVAVATIGAVSRLLGLELSNEEVGKLGHQVELLVQGASSGIDPTVSAIGGFIHYEKGKFERLPFMELPIVVGYTGSSGSTKELVAMVRRTYEEMPEVIEPVLVAMGKIVEKARDVLLSELDEDVRFAQLGRLMNINHGLLDALGVSTKKLSELVYAARTAGALGAKITGAGGGGCMYALAPENQSEVATAITIAGGTPMITRISGEGLRIEEVLP from the coding sequence ATGAGGGTTTTGGCTTCCGCTCCGGCGAAGATTATCCTGTTCGGCGAGCACAGCGTTGTCTATGGAAAGCCAGCGATAGCGGCCGCCATCGACCTGAGAACCTACGTGTGGGCAGAGTTCAACGATAAGGGGGCAATACGGATAGAGGCGAAGGACATACGCGTCCCAGGTTTAACCGTTTCATTCTCCGAGGACGAGATTTACTTCGAGAGCGACTACGGCAAAGCCGCTGAGGTTCTCAGCTACGTCCGCCAGGCGATAGAACTGGTGAGAGAAGAGGCCGATGCTAACGGAAGGGGCATAACCGTCTCGATAACGTCCCAAATTCCAGTCGGTGCCGGCCTCGGTTCATCGGCGGCGGTGGCTGTGGCGACCATCGGGGCGGTCTCAAGGCTCCTCGGCCTCGAGCTGAGCAACGAGGAGGTAGGAAAGCTCGGCCACCAGGTTGAGCTCCTCGTTCAGGGGGCGTCGAGCGGAATAGACCCAACCGTCTCTGCCATTGGTGGCTTCATTCACTACGAGAAAGGGAAGTTCGAGCGTTTACCCTTCATGGAACTGCCCATCGTTGTCGGCTACACCGGCTCGAGCGGCTCAACGAAGGAACTCGTCGCGATGGTGAGGAGAACCTACGAGGAGATGCCTGAGGTCATCGAGCCGGTACTCGTGGCTATGGGTAAGATAGTCGAGAAGGCCCGGGACGTGCTCCTCTCGGAGCTTGACGAAGACGTCCGCTTTGCCCAGCTCGGAAGGCTGATGAACATAAACCACGGTCTCCTAGATGCCCTCGGAGTCTCGACTAAAAAGCTCAGCGAGCTGGTCTATGCCGCCAGGACCGCCGGAGCGCTGGGTGCCAAGATAACCGGCGCCGGCGGCGGTGGCTGCATGTACGCCCTTGCCCCGGAGAACCAGAGCGAAGTGGCAACGGCCATAACCATAGCCGGTGGAACGCCGATGATAACGCGCATAAGCGGAGAGGGGCTTCGCATAGAGGAGGTTCTGCCATGA
- a CDS encoding MFS transporter gives MGQSKWGVLMIMSAALFIMFIDTTMMNVSISALVADLNTTVTGVQSAITLYALVMAAFMITGAKLADIWGTKKVFFRGLVIYTVGTLMAALAPNLAVLLLGWSILEGIGASMMMPATVTYITKEYTGKDRAFAFGVWGGVGGAAAAFGPIIGGFFTTYITWRLGFFMEAFIAAAIFAYMKILSDYRPEKEMNLDVVGAALVGIGLFLLTLSVLIMDPLSNPPVLLLMVAGLVVLAAFWKYEKRRKERGLDVLIDVDIFKSKVFTVANLVSIFFQMTLAGIMFTVPVFVQQYLHYNAIETGFVIVPLSIMMFIFSMSGQRFARYLTPKQIIQLGIALTFVGLYLLLRVLKPGVEGSDFALGLALYGTGFGLIFSQITNLAMMGAKPEQQADASGVFNAQKQFGLSLGTAFIGAVLVLGIIHSIARQIYESGIIEGSKEQIKDAVIQWILKMQQGELNIPPEYHDIVVKMVNTSFIDTMKVAVIFMMGILVISALLSFLLPKGEKAEVTATPENTEGEEGR, from the coding sequence ATGGGACAGTCCAAATGGGGAGTCCTCATGATCATGAGTGCGGCGCTCTTCATCATGTTCATCGATACGACGATGATGAACGTCTCAATAAGCGCCCTCGTCGCCGACCTCAACACGACCGTGACGGGTGTCCAGAGCGCGATAACCCTCTACGCCCTTGTAATGGCGGCGTTCATGATAACAGGCGCGAAGCTGGCCGACATCTGGGGCACGAAGAAGGTCTTCTTCCGCGGACTGGTCATCTACACGGTCGGAACACTCATGGCGGCCCTCGCTCCAAACCTCGCCGTTCTTCTCCTGGGGTGGTCAATCCTGGAGGGCATCGGCGCCTCAATGATGATGCCGGCGACGGTCACCTATATAACCAAGGAGTACACCGGCAAGGACAGGGCCTTCGCCTTCGGCGTCTGGGGCGGCGTCGGCGGGGCCGCCGCGGCATTCGGTCCGATTATTGGTGGTTTCTTCACGACCTACATCACCTGGCGTCTCGGCTTCTTCATGGAGGCCTTCATCGCCGCGGCGATATTCGCCTACATGAAGATACTCTCCGACTACAGGCCGGAGAAGGAGATGAATCTCGACGTGGTCGGAGCGGCCCTCGTCGGAATCGGCCTCTTCCTGCTCACACTTTCGGTCCTCATAATGGACCCGCTCTCCAACCCGCCGGTTCTGCTCCTCATGGTCGCCGGCCTGGTGGTGCTGGCGGCATTCTGGAAGTACGAGAAGCGCAGGAAGGAGCGGGGGCTGGACGTTCTCATAGACGTGGACATCTTCAAGTCCAAGGTCTTCACGGTGGCGAACCTCGTCAGCATTTTCTTCCAGATGACCCTGGCGGGCATAATGTTCACCGTGCCCGTCTTTGTCCAGCAGTACCTCCACTACAACGCCATTGAGACGGGTTTCGTCATAGTTCCGCTCTCGATAATGATGTTCATCTTCTCGATGAGCGGCCAGAGGTTCGCGAGGTACCTCACCCCCAAGCAGATAATCCAGCTCGGCATAGCCCTCACCTTCGTCGGCCTCTACCTCCTCCTCCGCGTTCTCAAGCCAGGGGTTGAAGGGAGCGACTTCGCCCTCGGCCTGGCCCTCTACGGAACGGGCTTCGGGCTGATATTCTCCCAGATAACCAACTTGGCAATGATGGGGGCGAAGCCGGAGCAGCAGGCGGACGCCTCCGGCGTCTTCAACGCCCAGAAGCAGTTCGGCCTGTCCCTCGGAACGGCCTTCATCGGTGCCGTCCTCGTCCTCGGTATAATCCACAGCATCGCGAGGCAGATCTACGAGTCCGGCATCATCGAGGGGAGCAAGGAGCAGATAAAGGACGCCGTCATACAGTGGATACTCAAGATGCAGCAGGGTGAGTTAAACATTCCGCCCGAGTACCACGACATCGTGGTGAAGATGGTGAACACATCTTTCATAGACACGATGAAGGTGGCGGTAATCTTCATGATGGGGATCCTCGTCATCAGCGCCCTGCTCTCCTTCCTCCTGCCGAAGGGGGAGAAGGCGGAGGTGACGGCAACGCCCGAGAATACTGAAGGTGAAGAAGGAAGATGA
- the fni gene encoding type 2 isopentenyl-diphosphate Delta-isomerase, protein MEAFDREELTIIRKFEHIEHCLKRNVQAHVSNGFEDVHFVHMSLPEIDKDEVDLSVEFLGRKFDYPIFIAGMTGGTRGSQLAGRINKTLAKAAQELNIPMGVGSQRAMIRKPETWESYYVRDVAPDVFLVGNLGAPQFSETIQERYGIEEALKAVETIQADALAIHMNPLQESVQPEGDTQYRGVLKALAELKAELPYPIIAKETGAGVSMEVAIRLESIGIDAIDVGGLGGTSWSAVEYYRAKDEMGRNLALRFWDWGIKTAISVAEVRYSTDLPIIATGGMRDGITMAKALAMGATFAGVALPLLRPAVKGDVEGVIKVLQRYIEEIRNAMFLVGAKNVEELRKVPLVVTGFTREWLEQRIDLPAYLRNR, encoded by the coding sequence ATGGAGGCTTTTGATAGGGAGGAGCTAACTATCATCAGGAAGTTCGAGCACATAGAGCACTGCCTTAAGAGGAACGTCCAGGCCCACGTGAGCAACGGTTTTGAGGATGTCCACTTCGTCCATATGAGCCTGCCCGAGATAGACAAGGACGAGGTCGATTTGAGCGTTGAGTTCCTTGGAAGGAAGTTCGACTACCCGATTTTCATAGCAGGAATGACGGGAGGAACCAGGGGTTCCCAGCTCGCGGGAAGGATAAACAAGACCCTCGCCAAGGCAGCCCAGGAGCTGAACATACCGATGGGCGTCGGAAGCCAGAGGGCGATGATAAGGAAGCCGGAAACCTGGGAGAGCTACTACGTTCGCGACGTCGCTCCGGACGTCTTCCTCGTCGGCAACCTTGGCGCTCCCCAGTTCTCCGAGACGATCCAGGAGCGCTACGGCATCGAGGAGGCTTTGAAGGCCGTCGAGACTATTCAGGCGGACGCTCTTGCAATCCACATGAACCCGCTCCAGGAGAGCGTCCAGCCGGAGGGGGACACGCAGTACAGGGGTGTTTTGAAAGCTCTGGCGGAACTAAAGGCCGAGCTTCCGTACCCGATAATAGCGAAGGAAACCGGTGCCGGCGTTTCAATGGAGGTGGCTATAAGGCTCGAGAGCATAGGCATAGATGCCATCGACGTCGGCGGCCTCGGAGGGACGAGCTGGAGCGCCGTCGAGTACTACCGCGCAAAGGACGAGATGGGTAGGAACCTTGCCCTTCGCTTCTGGGACTGGGGGATTAAGACGGCAATAAGCGTCGCAGAGGTCCGCTACTCAACGGATCTGCCAATTATCGCCACCGGCGGAATGCGCGACGGAATAACGATGGCGAAGGCTCTGGCGATGGGTGCCACCTTTGCCGGCGTTGCACTGCCGCTCCTCAGGCCGGCCGTCAAGGGCGACGTTGAGGGGGTAATCAAAGTCCTTCAGCGCTACATCGAGGAGATTCGCAATGCAATGTTCCTCGTTGGGGCTAAAAACGTTGAGGAGCTCAGAAAGGTTCCGCTCGTGGTTACGGGCTTCACGAGGGAGTGGCTCGAGCAGAGGATTGACCTGCCGGCGTACCTCAGGAACAGGTGA
- a CDS encoding DUF3267 domain-containing protein, with product MGGSRSAPRRAACLVAKVFGAKVRFGITTFGKLIVAPFITIETPLRAREYAVVSLAPLLLSATFLSLAWLLRSNFWALAYVFNTAGIAGDFLMVLSLLRMYPDAKVFDDGTTLRSDADVPSRIQGGFQLP from the coding sequence TTGGGTGGTTCTCGTTCCGCTCCACGAAGGGCTGCATGCCTTGTTGCCAAAGTTTTTGGTGCCAAGGTTCGGTTCGGAATTACCACCTTTGGAAAGCTCATCGTTGCTCCTTTCATAACCATTGAAACTCCCCTTCGCGCGAGGGAATACGCCGTTGTCTCGCTTGCCCCGCTCCTCCTATCGGCCACCTTCCTGTCCCTGGCCTGGCTCCTCCGTTCCAACTTCTGGGCTCTCGCCTATGTCTTCAACACGGCTGGCATAGCGGGTGATTTCCTCATGGTCCTTTCGCTCCTCAGAATGTACCCCGATGCGAAAGTCTTCGACGATGGGACGACCCTCCGCTCCGATGCAGATGTCCCCTCTCGTATCCAAGGTGGCTTTCAACTGCCCTGA
- a CDS encoding MEMO1 family protein, which translates to MTEVRYPAVAGSFYPADESLIEMLEEFFNDLGEEGSERRITAGVAPHAGYIFSGYTASRTYKAIFEDGLPETFVILGPNHTGLGSPIAVYPSGEWLTPLGEIEVDAEMAKAIARLSGIADLDELAHRYEHSIEVQVPFIQYLAELAGKKVRIVPITLGIQDEEVSRALGRAIFEASQELGRDVVVIASTDFMHYGAMYGYVPFRVRADELPHRIKEWDFRLVRRILDFDVDGLFRELREMNHTMCGPGAVGTAIVYSRSAGALEAELLHYTTSYEVSRSTDAVVGYASIVMRR; encoded by the coding sequence ATGACGGAGGTTCGGTATCCAGCTGTGGCTGGAAGCTTTTATCCCGCTGATGAAAGCCTCATCGAGATGCTGGAGGAGTTCTTCAATGACCTGGGAGAGGAGGGAAGCGAGAGAAGAATCACCGCTGGCGTTGCACCTCACGCGGGTTATATATTCTCCGGCTACACTGCATCGAGAACCTACAAGGCAATCTTTGAGGACGGTCTCCCGGAGACCTTCGTAATCCTCGGTCCAAACCACACCGGCCTTGGCTCGCCGATAGCTGTCTATCCCTCCGGCGAGTGGTTGACCCCGCTCGGAGAAATCGAAGTTGATGCGGAGATGGCGAAGGCCATAGCCAGGCTCTCGGGCATAGCCGATTTAGACGAGCTGGCCCACAGGTACGAGCACTCCATCGAGGTTCAAGTTCCCTTCATTCAGTATCTGGCCGAACTCGCCGGAAAGAAGGTCAGGATAGTCCCAATAACCCTCGGAATCCAGGACGAGGAGGTTTCGAGGGCCCTTGGGAGGGCAATCTTTGAAGCCTCGCAGGAGCTCGGCAGGGACGTTGTTGTTATAGCGAGCACGGACTTTATGCACTATGGAGCTATGTACGGCTACGTGCCCTTCCGCGTTAGGGCCGACGAGCTCCCCCACAGGATAAAGGAGTGGGACTTCCGGCTCGTCAGGAGAATCCTCGACTTCGACGTGGACGGCTTGTTTAGAGAGCTCCGTGAGATGAACCATACGATGTGCGGGCCGGGGGCTGTTGGAACCGCAATCGTTTACTCGCGCTCCGCTGGAGCGCTTGAGGCCGAGCTCCTCCACTACACGACGAGCTACGAGGTGAGCCGTTCAACCGATGCGGTTGTGGGCTACGCGAGCATCGTGATGAGAAGGTAG
- a CDS encoding class I SAM-dependent methyltransferase encodes MLTDEETFKKDVLSRIPLRSEPPLHPNWLHLEMIERFRVLRFAPIKPGMNVLEIGCGAHALTTVPLAYLVGETGRVVAVDLSRWRFFEEITSAAGLKRRIIPLKADARELPFPFKAFDLAVLVHGVRSLKNEKTMVRVFSEMLRVAEKVSIAESPPHSQQRASGTP; translated from the coding sequence ATGCTCACTGACGAGGAAACGTTTAAGAAAGATGTTCTCTCCAGAATTCCACTCCGAAGCGAGCCTCCACTTCACCCAAATTGGCTTCATCTAGAAATGATCGAGCGCTTCAGGGTTCTCAGGTTCGCCCCGATAAAGCCCGGCATGAACGTCCTTGAAATCGGCTGTGGTGCGCACGCATTAACGACTGTCCCGCTCGCCTACCTCGTCGGCGAAACCGGCCGCGTTGTTGCCGTGGACCTGAGCAGATGGCGCTTCTTCGAGGAGATAACCTCTGCGGCTGGCTTAAAGCGCAGGATAATCCCGCTCAAGGCCGACGCGAGGGAGCTGCCGTTTCCATTTAAGGCCTTCGATTTAGCCGTTCTCGTTCATGGAGTTAGAAGCCTGAAAAATGAGAAAACGATGGTTAGGGTCTTCTCAGAGATGCTCCGGGTCGCGGAGAAGGTCTCCATAGCGGAGAGTCCCCCTCATAGCCAACAACGAGCGTCAGGCACACCTTGA
- a CDS encoding polyprenyl synthetase family protein yields the protein MGRYDELFARVKELARDVDEVIFELIPEKEPRALYEASRHYPLAGGKRVRPFVVLRAAEAVGGDPEKALYPAAAVEFIHNYSLVHDDIMDMDELRRGRPTVHKLWGVNMAILAGDLLFSKAFEAIARAGVSPEKKARILDVLVRTSNMLCEGQALDIEFETREEVTVDEYLKMISGKTGALFEGSAEIGAIVGTDNEEYIKALARWGMNVGVAFQIWDDVLDLVADEEKLGKPVGSDIRKGKKTLIVSHFFSKASEEDKAEFLKVFGKYAGDAKGDALIHDEKVKEEVAKAIELLRKYGSIDYAAEYAKNLVKEANEALKILPESEARKDLELLAEFLVEREF from the coding sequence ATGGGCAGGTACGATGAGCTGTTCGCAAGGGTTAAGGAGCTGGCCAGAGACGTTGATGAGGTCATCTTTGAGCTTATCCCCGAGAAGGAGCCGAGGGCCCTCTATGAGGCGTCCAGACACTATCCGCTCGCCGGCGGAAAGCGCGTTAGGCCCTTCGTGGTTCTCCGTGCGGCGGAAGCTGTGGGCGGAGACCCAGAGAAGGCGCTCTATCCCGCGGCGGCGGTCGAGTTCATACACAACTACTCCCTAGTCCACGATGACATAATGGACATGGACGAGCTGAGGCGCGGAAGGCCCACCGTTCACAAGCTCTGGGGCGTGAACATGGCGATTCTGGCTGGAGACCTCCTCTTCAGCAAGGCCTTCGAGGCCATCGCTAGGGCCGGGGTGAGCCCCGAGAAGAAGGCAAGGATTCTTGACGTTCTCGTCAGGACCTCCAACATGCTCTGCGAGGGACAGGCCCTCGACATCGAGTTCGAGACCAGGGAGGAGGTTACGGTCGATGAGTACCTCAAGATGATAAGCGGCAAGACAGGGGCTCTCTTTGAGGGCTCCGCGGAGATAGGCGCGATAGTCGGGACCGATAACGAGGAGTACATAAAGGCCCTAGCCAGGTGGGGAATGAACGTCGGGGTAGCCTTCCAGATATGGGACGACGTTCTCGACTTGGTAGCAGATGAGGAGAAGCTCGGAAAGCCCGTCGGCAGCGACATTAGGAAGGGCAAGAAGACGCTGATAGTCAGCCACTTCTTCAGCAAAGCCAGCGAGGAGGACAAGGCCGAGTTCCTGAAGGTCTTCGGAAAGTACGCCGGCGACGCCAAGGGCGACGCCCTCATACACGATGAGAAAGTAAAGGAGGAAGTCGCTAAGGCCATTGAACTCCTCAGGAAGTACGGCAGCATAGACTACGCTGCGGAATACGCCAAGAACCTCGTGAAGGAAGCGAATGAGGCTTTAAAGATACTCCCCGAGAGCGAAGCCAGGAAGGATTTGGAGCTGCTCGCCGAGTTCCTCGTCGAGAGGGAGTTCTGA
- a CDS encoding RNase J family beta-CASP ribonuclease → MIKIYTISGYEEVGKNMTAVGYSNGGREEVVIIDMGIRLDRVLIHEDVNIQQFPTKELQKLGAIPDDSILRNKKVVAITFTHGHLDHIGAIGKLAPHYPDVPIYGTPYTIKLAKSEVKSEQYFEVKNPMYETQFGEIVQVSENLAIEFVQITHSIPQAAMVVVHTPEGAVVHTGDFKFDNNNPLGERPDYKRLKELGKEGVKVLIPESTRVSEPTKTPSEAVAQMLLEDFFLYEGMEADGLIATTFASHISRLQELIWIANKMGRQAVFVGRSLAKYTGIAKQLGLIRMKGARAVRSPNAIRKVLAEVSGARENYLLIVTGHQGEPGAILTRMANGELYDIGKRDTVVFSAGTIPNPLNRAQRYVLETKLKMKGVRMIKDLHVSGHASREDHRYLIRMLNPENIVPAHGEFRMLTHYAELAEEEGYLIGRDVFVSRNGYKVEIP, encoded by the coding sequence ATGATAAAAATCTACACCATTAGCGGTTACGAGGAAGTCGGCAAGAACATGACCGCCGTCGGTTACTCCAATGGCGGTAGGGAAGAGGTCGTCATAATCGACATGGGCATAAGGCTCGACCGCGTTCTCATTCATGAGGACGTGAACATTCAGCAGTTCCCCACCAAGGAGCTCCAGAAGCTCGGCGCCATTCCAGATGACTCGATCTTGAGGAACAAGAAGGTCGTCGCCATAACCTTCACCCACGGTCACCTCGACCACATCGGGGCCATCGGCAAGCTCGCCCCCCACTACCCGGACGTTCCGATCTACGGCACTCCCTACACGATAAAGCTCGCCAAGAGCGAGGTCAAGAGCGAGCAGTACTTCGAGGTCAAGAACCCGATGTACGAGACCCAGTTTGGTGAGATAGTCCAGGTGAGTGAGAACCTGGCGATAGAGTTCGTCCAAATAACTCACTCCATTCCCCAGGCGGCCATGGTGGTTGTTCACACGCCCGAGGGGGCGGTGGTTCACACGGGCGACTTCAAGTTCGACAACAACAACCCGCTCGGCGAGAGGCCTGACTACAAGCGCCTTAAGGAGCTCGGCAAGGAGGGCGTCAAGGTTCTCATTCCGGAATCAACGCGCGTTTCCGAGCCCACCAAAACGCCAAGTGAAGCGGTTGCCCAGATGCTCCTCGAGGACTTCTTCCTCTACGAGGGAATGGAGGCCGACGGGTTGATAGCGACCACCTTCGCCAGCCACATCTCCAGGCTCCAGGAGCTCATATGGATAGCCAACAAGATGGGCAGGCAGGCAGTTTTTGTCGGCCGCTCGCTGGCGAAGTACACCGGCATAGCCAAGCAGCTTGGGCTGATAAGAATGAAGGGTGCCCGCGCGGTGAGGAGCCCGAACGCCATAAGGAAGGTTCTCGCCGAGGTCTCAGGGGCAAGGGAGAACTACCTTCTCATCGTTACTGGCCACCAGGGCGAGCCGGGAGCGATACTTACCAGAATGGCCAACGGCGAGCTCTACGACATCGGGAAGAGGGACACGGTTGTTTTCTCAGCCGGAACGATACCGAACCCCCTCAACAGGGCACAGCGCTACGTCCTCGAGACGAAGCTCAAGATGAAGGGAGTCAGAATGATCAAGGATCTCCACGTCTCCGGCCACGCCAGCAGGGAGGACCACCGCTACCTCATAAGAATGCTCAATCCCGAGAACATCGTTCCCGCCCACGGTGAGTTCAGAATGCTCACCCACTACGCCGAACTGGCCGAGGAGGAGGGATACCTCATAGGCAGGGACGTCTTCGTTTCGAGGAACGGCTACAAGGTGGAGATTCCGTAG